GCCAACAACGATCGAAAATGGCCGACAGCATGGCCGACGTCTTGCATCAAATGCAAATGAGCACTTGGAGGTTTCCCTGAGCTTCGGTCACACTTCGAAACCAAAAGTGACCCTTACATGCTAAAATAGTTTTAGATTATCCCTTTAGACATGATTGATGGAGGACTTTCTTACGTTAAAGTCACAAAATCCAAACATTATTctattatttacaaaatttaccAAGCCATCGAAACCCTCAAAATCTTACATTGAAAGCAATGAACTGATATATTCGTGGGGCAAAGTTCCCACCACAGCTACAGAGTTCTTGTCAGCCACCATATATACCACTCCATATACCATCCGTACCTAGCCACCAAGCCATTCCTCAGCCAGCCACGTCATGCTCCGGCGACGTTGACAATGCATTGTCACGTCAAGTGAAAAAGGCATTCCACGACGACAGCCCACGACTTCTTTGCCAGGTCTCGGCTCAGACAGTATTCAAAAGCTGCCAACTGGCAACGGTTGAGTGCACTCAAAGAAAAATGAAGGGGATTAAGGAATATAACAGCAAAATTTGTATCTAAGTAAtagttatttataaaaaaatatataacatattatttacaatatatatatttaaaaattcatcaagccaaatcactttaaaaagataacataatttataaaataatttacttcCAATTCCTATTGAATGATaaatgggtaaaaataaattaaatcctcattgaataatattttgccCCGCCAACTGGCAAAGTGGCAGAGCGAAATCGAAACGAAACGGGCCGAGCCAAAAGGCGAGGGCCAtcaaaaagccaaaaaggtAGTCAAggcactaaaaaataatccaaAATCAATGGGGCGTTATGTATGGAAGGCGCTGGAGTGGCCGTAACGCCTTCATCCATTCAATTGGATTATTATGCGAAACTAAACCCAGAAAAAGCAGTAGAGAGGCCGGGGAAGGAGCTGCGTGCTGCGGAGGATGAGGAGCAACAAGCTGCGGGGCAATAAAAAGCACTTCAATTTGACCCACAGCCTcgcagaaaagaaaaaagcatTGGGCGGTGCTTCCCGGCTGGGTGGTACTGGAAGGTCATTAAGGGCCACAGGGTCTACCGCCAGCCACATATGGCCATGTCCGGGCGGAAGCGGAAAGTGTTTGCCAACTTAGCGCGTCGACCGCTGGGAAATCGCCGGGGATTTGAGGGGCAGGAATAAGGGGCGATTTGCACTTGTGCGAATTATGACTTGGCCGGTCGGTCGGTCGGTCGGTCGGTCGGTCAGTCGTCCATAATCGTAAAATTctataattgaattaaataaataagcttTGCCAGGGCCTCAGCTGGGAAAATATTGAATGCCCATGCCCGAACCCATATTTATGATGCCCTGcggttgttgtttttgtctcTTCGGGGGCAGGGGCCCATCACTTATGAGTTTGGTCAAGAGCAGGGAATGGAGTGACCAATGGCTCAGGGATCCCCCAAAATACacttgtatttatttgtataaatcGAAGGCCGCCTCAGAGTGATTAATTTAATGTagaattaaatattagttttacaaTGACTGTGAGCATAGTAACATAAGCTATTTTGCATACTTTCCACTTTCTAACCCTTAACTTTCCCCTCCCTTTATCCGCAGGTGCCGCCATTCGTCGCAGTCCCGCTGTTGATCTGTTCGAACAACATCAGGGCACCCACATATTACAGGTGAGATATGGTCGATATGGTAGCAAACGAGACGGCAGTAGGCCCTAAAAAGAAAGACGGATAGCCCGCAGCCATCTTGTGCATATGATCAAATTtacacagaaagaaaatcgGCCAATTGCCTACTTCCTCGAGTTATACATTATCCCTTTCTTACGTACATAAAAAGAGCTccctttaaattaatattgcaATACAAATTCCTTCTCCTTCAGTCCCTGGATGGCTTCGCCCTGGCTGTGGCGGCAGACGGACGCTTCCTGTACATCTCCGAGACGGTGTCCATCTACTTGGGCCTGTCGCAGGTGGAGATGACGGGCAGCAGCATCTTCGACTACATCCACCAGGCGGACCACTCCGAGATCGCCGAGCAACTGGGCCTGAGCCTCACAAGCGGCGGCGGAGGTGGGGGCGCCGGAAGTTCCAGCagcggaggaggcggcggagcCGGAGTGGGCATGGCCTCACCCACCTCGGGAGCCTCCGACGATGGCAGCGGCACACACGGTACGAACAATCCCGACGGTGAGTCAAGTCCGAGTTGTCGATGGACCAGGTGCGGGAGTGAATCCCTGGTGCCAGGGGGGATCCGAATGGATGTTAGAAAGTGGTTTTATGATATGTCCCAGAAGTCTCTTGGAGGTGGAAGAAGCAATGGAAAAGCACAAAAATCCCTGGACTTTTGAAATCGTGAATTAAGGTGtctcaaagtatgcaacagtatTTTGAATACTTCAATCTCTAGAGATATCCATGACATACCAAGAAATTCTCTGTGTCCGCCtactaaaaaatttgtataaagaATGAACCAATCTAATCAAAACTCTTTCCTACTCCACAGTTGCCGCCTCCATGACCCAAGCCTCGACAAGTGGCTACAAAGGCTACGATCGGAGCTTCTGCATCCGGATGAAGTCCACGTTGACGAAACGCGGGTGCCACTTCAAATCCTCAGGCTATCGGGTGAGTTTTCAGACCTTTTCGTTGCTGTCCACCAACAaactttctttgtttttattccaCCTAAGTTCTGtaatgttttgttatgttgttGCCCCGTAGACATATTTCTAACTGAATAGTTTTGGGGATTGTGATTTGTATGTTCTTATTTccgttttatttaatcttttcGTTGGCCCTAGGAGTTGTTTCTAATGTAAGCCTTTCGAGTAGCCGTAAGACTAACCCATAGAATCGTTTTCGGTTGTGTTGTGTAACCTGCAATACCTGCATTTTGTATTACGTATTACCATCCCATCCACTGCTTATCTACAGGCCAGCGATGCAACGAGCAATTGCAACAACGGTAACAATGCTAGTAACAATGCTAAAAACGTTAAGAATCCGGGCTCAAACTATTCGGTACGTATCAATTGAAATCAGTACGTTTGTATGCTAAAATGCAAGGCAAAATCAAAAACCTactcaaaattatttactgaGGAAATCgctttttaagtttttctacAATTTCGGCCataatttttgtgtttgctAAAAACAAAGAAAGGCAAAGCCACAGACTGATTTTAGATTGATCAGTATCGAATAACTGGTGCGGAAGCTGCTTCAATCATCCACCGATCAATGGCTCAATCAATCGATCGATCCACCATCCATCGCCGCATTCATCCCACGCTCCACAACATTCTTCAGTTTTGTTTACCATTTTTACACTCAAAAgctattgatttaaatttaaaatttgtttttgctgaGGGGTTCCACATAAATGAAGAAAATGTTTGATAGCAACATTTAATAACTACGCATTTTGATGGAACTTTCTTAGACACCAACCATACTTATGACGAACGTTATCGTCAAGAAagaaattcaataaaaaatctaCTCAATATTTAGGGGAAATATTCCTTTAAAACACTTTTCTTTGAGCGTAAAAGGTTCCATATCCTAGCCCAAGATTTCCTACCTCCATCACCAAATAGAAAGACTTGGAGCAAGTAGGATCCCCGACTAACCAAGTTTTGGCTTTACTTGGAACCTTTGcaggtggtgctgctgctgtgcaaGCTGCGACCCCAGTACACCTTCTCCCACAGCCGAAAATCGCAGCCCCCACTCCTCGGAATGGTTGCCCTGGCCATCGCATTGCCTCCGCCGTCGGTGCATGAGATTCGGCTGGAGTGCGACATGTTCGTGACCCGGGTGAACTTTGACCTGCGAGTGGCCCACTGCGAGCCAAGGTATGCCCTTGTCACTATCCTTCTAATCTGTTCTTAACTAATGAAGTGGCTTCCAAATCTTAGGGTATCCGATCTGCTAGACTACACGCCGGAGGACCTGGTAAACAAGAGCCTGTACTCACTGTGTCACGCCGAGGATGCCAATCGCCTGCGCAAGAGCCACTCAGATCGTAAGTATTTCCCTCATCAAATATCTGTAATGACAAGAAATGATACCATTTAAAAAACCAATGACAATATTTTATCCTTAAAATATGATCCAATTCGATATTAAAATCTAAGTATATTTCGGAACCCTAATTGGTTTACACTTCGTAAAACTAGTTCGAAGAGAGCAATTGTATAATTGTATCCTTCCCCTTGCAGTGATCGAGAAGGGTCAGGTGCTGACCGGCTACTACCGACTGATGAACAAGAGTGGGGGCTACACCTGGCTCCAGACCTGCGCCACCGTGGTCTGCAGCACCAAGAACGCCGACGAGCAGAACATTATCTGCGTGAACTATGTGATCAGGTGGGATTTAGATTAGGAAATCCCTAAGGTACAGCCCACTAACCAACAAACCTCTCCCCCTAGCAATCGGGAGAACGAGAACATGATCCTGGACTGCTGTCAACTGGAACCCAGCCCGGACAGCATAAAGCACGAGGAGGGTCTGGGCAACGACAAGAGCAGTGGGTCGCCAGGAGGAGACGCCAGTGGCGAAGGCAACTCGCACCTGAGTGCCGGCGACATGAAGCTCAACTCACCGAAAACAGATCCCGAGGGTCATTCGCATCGCGGCCGGGGACGCAGTGCAGCCGCCTCGCATGGCAGCAGCCTGAATAGCCTCACCATGATCAAGGACAGTCCCACACCGCTGGGCGTGGACATCGACACGGGGGTGCTGCCCACGACAGTGTCCACTCCGGTGCCAGCAGCCACGCCCAATGGCAGCAGCTCGGCTGGCGGAGTGCCGTCCACCAAGCGGAAGCGGAAAACCAAGGCCTCGCAGCAGGCCGAGGATCAGGGTCAGGATCAACAAGTGATTCCCGACCAGCCTCTGCCCAAACTGCCGGCCATGGAGCAGCGGGATCAGCAACCGCGCAGTCGCCTACCCTCGATTGTGGACGAGCAGCCCTCGTCGGCGGCGGATTCGGCGGTCAAGGATCTGGAGCAGGCCATGTCCAAGCACTTGCCCTCGCCGGCGGCGGTCGTATCGGTGGCTCCGTCCAACACGGACTTTAGCGCCGACTCCCTGctgaagcagcagcaacagcaacagcagcagcagctggatcCCAACGAGAAGAGCAGCACCATTCAGTGGATAGGAGCGCCCTACCAGCAGCCACCGGCGCCCATGCCGGCCACCGCTCTCCTCCGGCAGCTGTACGCCAACCGCGAGAGCGTGATCCGAGCGACGGCCAGGCAAACGCCCACCGGAGTGGGACCCGGCGTCTTCTACGGCGACCAGCAGACGGGTCCGCTGCCCACGCCGCCGGGCAGCGAGTCCTCCTACGAGAACCAATACCTGCAGCTGCACTCCGCCACCTCCGGAGGACATCCCGGGGCCCAGAAGACCTCCGCCGATGCCTTCACCAACCTGGTGTCCACCTACGGGGGCTACCACAGCTCCATCGACTACCACAACGCCATGACCCCGCCCAGTTCAGTGTCGCCGAGGGACTCGAACCAGCCAGGGAAGTCGGCTCCAGTCTTGACCTCCAACGGAGGCTACGACTACGCACCCGATCCGCTCCGGGGGCAGTATGCCACTTCCGCCGGCGACGGTGTGCCCGCCACTCTGCCGCTGAAGCCCCAGGCATCCTATACGGCCACAATGCACCCCTCgggcagcaccaccaccgAGGGCGGGGTGACCTACAGCAACCTCGACCAGCCGCAGTACTTCGCTCCGCACTCGAGCTTCCACCTCTACCACAAGGGCAGCCCGGCCAGCGGCTGGTACTCCACGCCCTCCTAGGTGACAGACGACCAGGGGCAGGTTGCGCAGTCCTGTCAGAACCAGTACCACCACCATCATCACCAGGATGCATCTGCGGCACCCAGTGGGAGCCAGGCGGCGGGGGAGCGATGGGACTTTGTGGGGGCGCTGGGCAAGGTGGCCAGGATGTTCTTCAGCGCCAGGAAGGGGAATCCGGGATAGGGGGATGTGCCTCGAAGGACTGGAGGAAATAAAGAAGTAGCAGAGGGATTGGGATGGATGCTTACTTATTTTTCGTATTCTATTGATATTGATattgtaaatcaaaaaattctCCCAGATCCCGAAAAGGGCGTCCCCGAAAGCAATCCTTAGGAGTTAGACTAGAGTTAGGCCAAACTAAAAGCGTTAAAGAAACATTCAATGTTGTTAAATAATTCTTAAGTCTGTAAATTATGAAACACACACTCCACACTCGGACACACTGAGACCCAATGAAATTATAGGCAAAATACTCAAGACGCAATTGATTTAAACAAAACTATGAgaactaaaaaatgtaaggCTAATCGTAATTAAAGTTAAAGATAAAGTAAGACTTGCATTGAGTGCCAAGGAGTAAGAGACCGAACAAAACGCGCTACAAGGAGAGCGAATCGAAAAGGAATCTCGGCTTGAACTAGACCCGCTCCCAACCCattgttattaattatttaaatcaattgtAGTTTTACCAGCACATTAACACGCATTACATAGGATAAGCTCCGTATGATATGTATACattaacatatatatttaaacatttttacaacaTATCAAATGCTTCCTCCTGTAGTTTTAGGATACCTTTAAACGACACTCGCTCTAGGATATTCATTTCGATTCGATCCCCAGCAAGTCGACTCGATTATTACCTCTAAGAGCTTCTCTAACGTTCGTCTCCTTTCGTTTCCTCCCTAttgtatatttaataaatacatcTAATAAAGTCTAGTTACAAATAAACAGAATCAAATGCAAGAgcaagaaaaagaaaagtgtaattaaattttgtataaacgCAAAGAAAGTTTCTCCCATTAAAGGCTTAAAATACCGAATATGATAACCcaaacttgttttatttttagtaggAAAGAATTCACCATCATATCGAAGTAGTCTGTGGCCTAAACTTCAACGCAAATCGATACCCCTTACGAACAAGTACTAAATTCCGTCTGCTTGTACCAGGCCTTCAATTTTACTGATTTTTAACgattttcacaatttttacaAATCTTCCAAATTTTTCGGAAACACTTTGACCCGATGAGTCGCGAGAACGTGGTCCAGCTGCTCTATGGAACGGCGATTCTGACCACGGTCATAGTGGCTCCGTTGGTCACGCTGCAGACGCACCTGGAGCCAAGGAAGAGACCCACCGCAAGTTTCCTTTACCCGGATATCCTGGTCACCGCTATCGCGTCTCTGGTGCTGACCAGCTTGGCGATGTCGCCCTATTTGATGTTTCCGTCGCGCTCGCTGGCGACGCACCCGAAGAAAGTCTTCCTGGCAATGGTGCCCTGGGTACTGATCTGCTGCATCAAGTTCGCGCTCAACGTACAGTTGCAACTCAGGGCCATCTCCCACGTGAAGGAGGGGAGCAACTCGAACAGCTTGGTCTTCGCCCTGGGCGCCTACTGCGCCATCTTTGGCCTGGCCGTGGAGCAGATGCTTCACTGGAGCGTCATCTACCACCTTGTGACCGAGGGCGTCGACACGACCGTAACCAACTTCCGCTGGCCGAGGCGAAACGATTAACATGCCAGATCTTTTATCAATTTATGTTACGGTTATGgacttttttgtatattattacTGCGAAGCTCCTGTGCCAGCTAATATATATACCAGTTCCATTATCACTTCTCAAATATCCCATAGTTTTAAAAAGGGTTGGTTTGAGATTTGTAAATGTATTTCGTTTTTGAGCTTGCTATTTACACTAGGGGAATGAAAACGTAGTTATGTTTAATAAAGCCTTTCCCAATTAACCTTTATATACATACGTATGTACAAGAACAGATTCTTAAACAGCTACGGTAAGCAtgtacaaaaaaagaaaaatcgaTAGTCAAAGAAAATATCTTCGGTGGAGTCCGAAGTTAGAACATCACTGCAAAGGATACACTTCTTCAGAGAAGGCTGAAGAAAGCTGATTTTGGcacaaaatacaaatttctCCTTTAAAATGATCTCTCCTGCACCCCTAACAATAGTAACATTGGTACAATTTTGGTATAAAACTCGTTACAAACTACGCGGCACTCGGTTCACAGAGGAAAGCCCTCGCCCCTAGGAAGCCTGCAGGACTTTCGCGTGACCCAGGACCACCTCCTTCACCACGTTTGTACTGGAATGTGCGAGCACCAGACTGCTCTCCACCTTGATCTGCGATTGACTTCCCACCGGGGCAGcaactggagctggagctgatGGTTGACTGGGATTGGTGGCTTCATGCTTGGCCTGGTGAACCTGCAGCAGGCCTTGATTGATGCTGGTGAAGCTGCACTGGTCGCACTTGTAGATGATATTGGACAGCTCCTGGTCAGGATGGCGCTTCTCGAGGTGAATCTGTCCAGGGagagtataaatatattaggGCGTTGCAGTAGTGGGGAATACGAGGTCTATCGAACCCGGAAGGCGGTGCTCTGGATGGCCCGGAAGTCGCAGTGGGGGCAGGAGTACCGCTTTCTCTCCTTGTGCGTGGCCAGGTGGCGCCTGAAGGCGTTGTGGTCGCTGGCCTCGTAGTCACAGGCCTCGCAGCGGAAGCGCTTCTGGTCCTGGTGGCTTCGCAGGTGCAGTCGCAGACTGCTCTTGGAGCCAAAGACGCGCTGGCACTCGGGACACTCCAGCTGCTCGTTTCGCTCCTTGCATAGGTGCTCCCTcagggtttttttttgcttgaaGGCAGCTCCGCAGTCCTCGCAGCGATGCATCACAACTGGATTGGCTTCTCCGCCGGCGAAACTCTGTTCGTTCGGCGGTTTGCCCATTCCCAGCCCCTGCGTGCGATGCAGTCGACGGTGGTTCTTCAGCTGCTTGGTGTTCTTGAACCCCTTGCCGCACTGCTCGCACTTGTAGTTCCGCTCCTCCGAGTGGATCTTCGAGTGGGTGTTCACCAGGCGTGAGTAGATGGGCGTCTTGAAGCTGCACAACTGACAGGAGTACAGCTCCATGTCAATCTGGTGCGTGCGCCACAGGTGCGTGTGTAGGCAGTTCCAGTTGCTGAAGTTGCTGGACTTGCACTCCGGACACACCATCGGTTGAGTGGAGCTAAGGGGTCCGTTGTGGCACCTGCCGTGATACTCCAGAGTGGCGGGCGACTTGAAGCGGAACATGCAGCCCTCCACGAGGCACTTGCCGCCCTCTGGCACTTGGTTGGGCCCCTGAGGAGGCTTCCTTTTGGCAGACGTTCCGCCAGAGTGCTTGGCTCCATAGGGACGTCCCCTGACGGAGGTGCCGCCCCCCAGTAGTGGTGGATCCACGGCGGTGGGAAGAAGATTGTTGGCCACATAGATGCGGGCGGGCTTCTCGGCTGCAGCCGTCACCTCGGCTGCCAATGGAACCAGCGGCGGAACAGGCAAGCTTCCTACGGTTCCGCTTTGAGCCACGGCTGATGTCCCTCCAGAGGACGTTACCGGGACCAGAGGTGGCactgctcctcctccgctTGCTGCTTCTCCTGCACTTGGTGCTACCTCCGTTGGTGTGGCGTACGACTGAGAAAAGTCCTTGTCCAGCAGGTCCTCTGCAGCTTGCGCCAAACCCTCGAGTGGCGGACCCTCGCTTACTTCACTGGGAGCAGGCAGCCCAAGTCCAGCTTCTGGCACAGCCTCCTCAATCCAGGGCCAGCACTCGAGGTCCTCTGCCAGGTCATAACCATCCTCGCTGGGCCAACTCCCGCTGATCGAGGGTTGAAACTCGCCCAGCGTTTGCGGTGGCCCTTCCAGCTGGGGGTCAGGCTCCAGAGGCGTCTGCTCCACGGGCGGCAGTTCCATCATGGTCATGGCCATCGGTTCCAGGTTGGGTACGATCAAGTGTTCCACTTCTGTGCGATTCATCAAGTTTAGTTCGTCTACTGTGCGAAGGTGCAAGGTACCTCTCTGCGGTGCCTTCAAAATGTCCACG
This window of the Drosophila biarmipes strain raj3 chromosome 3L, RU_DBia_V1.1, whole genome shotgun sequence genome carries:
- the LOC108027891 gene encoding uncharacterized protein LOC108027891; protein product: MSDAAYQGFYGNQLHLLPLSHSHPAHPPHQHQDLSLSTPVHSLEQDSTFGFFDDELVIGSGTGSSCTPAANTTASGTSVWLPDGALRSPEAAAVDAQPNLGIPFVQIHTTDLQQQPEKSYRNAFRRRTAEIKSEAELIKSELAEAAAKERLNATPTPPTRNSSCASVEGKAMVQDNPPLILRCPNCPFLSLCQVRLQQHLHLANCYMEQQRRQCPGCANIFYSSESLTVHLSLDHQMEDNEALALVSGKNTEAPTKKQTQMPQNQNRPKSRIFIKSVDCLREPLPDFPPLMPDSGSTGNILDLLEGVAVGASPSEQTMPPAPAASVPAPPPKSSQKISIKSVDVLREPALLPFDFQLQNHPLITDNSLLDVPVVGVEPEKPRQPKIYIRNVDILKEPMVLPSALPSMGFDGSMPAAVDPGQIGLSAGGDADVFQTDALLTPTCPLPGFEPSLAPLAQMCSDAFPFDSVLNGNAGPVSSLENTRFSALDLDFGVDFVSDETPPPSTLQPPPNDQLTAMDPQPVQLEQYLPPSAPIPTKQKIFIKNVDILKAPQRGTLHLRTVDELNLMNRTEVEHLIVPNLEPMAMTMMELPPVEQTPLEPDPQLEGPPQTLGEFQPSISGSWPSEDGYDLAEDLECWPWIEEAVPEAGLGLPAPSEVSEGPPLEGLAQAAEDLLDKDFSQSYATPTEVAPSAGEAASGGGAVPPLVPVTSSGGTSAVAQSGTVGSLPVPPLVPLAAEVTAAAEKPARIYVANNLLPTAVDPPLLGGGTSVRGRPYGAKHSGGTSAKRKPPQGPNQVPEGGKCLVEGCMFRFKSPATLEYHGRCHNGPLSSTQPMVCPECKSSNFSNWNCLHTHLWRTHQIDMELYSCQLCSFKTPIYSRLVNTHSKIHSEERNYKCEQCGKGFKNTKQLKNHRRLHRTQGLGMGKPPNEQSFAGGEANPVVMHRCEDCGAAFKQKKTLREHLCKERNEQLECPECQRVFGSKSSLRLHLRSHQDQKRFRCEACDYEASDHNAFRRHLATHKERKRYSCPHCDFRAIQSTAFRIHLEKRHPDQELSNIIYKCDQCSFTSINQGLLQVHQAKHEATNPSQPSAPAPVAAPVGSQSQIKVESSLVLAHSSTNVVKEVVLGHAKVLQAS